A single window of Oreochromis aureus strain Israel breed Guangdong linkage group 5, ZZ_aureus, whole genome shotgun sequence DNA harbors:
- the si:ch1073-456m8.1 gene encoding leucine-rich repeat flightless-interacting protein 1 has translation MHSVTLDSSGSPKKRSFSRGMSEDESLRSIIKETDSSSRRVTRSDSRASILKRRSDSQQSEQDLFMGLPEMLELQASYEEAVQELRGLEVEREALLFQVDVLQDTLEGVEELLAEAQREAGQASLELEQEREAKRKLESMVHSLMQEVERLKEERNNELPGPGGELAKAATQGHQIRNDANKVESFSSHSSKDGLGAAVQRGQSEGTEEKQWRMVNKPMCHQPSLALDSLVAEDGVHQRPYENGAADGQDPLPDENDSDSISAYKDAFDETPEQDRIFPGDGETLELPHDSENTKKSPTNNGEALNSEVEGKINESCILS, from the exons ATGCACTCGGTCACGCTGGACAGCAGTGGTTCACCGAAGAAGCGCTCATTTTCTCGGGGAATGAGCGAGGACGAGTCGCTGCGCAGTATTATCAAAGAG ACTGACAGCTCATCCAGACGTGTGACAAGAAGCGACAGCAGAGCGAGCATCCTGAAGAGGAGGAGTGACAGCCAG CAATCTGAGCAGGACCTCTTCATGGGACTACCAGAAATG CTAGAGCTGCAGGCCAGCTATGAAGAGGCGGTGCAAGAGCTGCGTGGGCTGGAGGTCGAGCGAGAGGCTCTGTTGTTCCAGGTGGACGTCCTGCAGGACACGCTGGAGGGTGTAGAGGAGCTGCTGGCTGAAGCCCAGAGAGAAGCTGGACAGGCTAGTTTG GAGTTGGAGCAAGAGAGGGAGGCCAAAAGGAAACTGGAGAGCATGGTGCACTCTTTGATGCAAGAAGTGGAAAGATTAAAAGAG GAAAGGAATAATGAACTACCAGGTCCAGGAGGCGAGCTGGCTAAAGCAGCAACGCAGGGACACCAAATAAGAAATGATGCCAACAAAGTCGAGAGCTTCTCCTCTCACAGCAGCAAAGATGGATTGGGAGCTGCAGTGCAAAGAGGACAGAGTGAGGGCACAGAGGAGAAGCAATGGAGAATGGTAAATAAGCCCATGTGTCACCAGCCTTCTCTTGCGCTGGACAGCCTGGTCGCTGAGGATGGGGTCCACCAGAGACCTTATGAAAATGGGGCAGCAGATGGACAAGATCCCCTGCCGGATGAAAACGACTCGGACAGCATAAGTGCCTACAAGGATGCATTCGATGAGACTCCAGAGCAGGACAGGATCTTTCCAGGTGACGGAGAAACTTTGGAGCTGCCTCACGATTCAGAGAACACAAAGAAAAGCCCGACTAATAACGGAGAAGCCCTCAACAGTGAGGTCGAAGGCAAAATCAATGAAAGCTGCATTTTGTCTTAA
- the avil gene encoding advillin, with amino-acid sequence MDQTFRAVTRSPGIIIWRIEKMELVQVPEKSYGSFFEGDCYVLLFTQKVGNSLSYNIHYWIGSQSTQDEQGSAAIYTVQLDEFLGSSPVQYREVQDHESDTFKGYFKQGIIYKKGGVASGMRHTETNTYDVKRLLHVKGNKRVIAKEVEMSWKSFNLSDVFLLDLGKTIIQWNGPKSNRQERLKGMLLAQDIRDRERGGRAEIRVVEGDAESSSPQAMELMTETLGERTVALKDGPPDEAVDQEQKGQLTLYQVSDADGQMKVTEVATRPLVQDLLTHDDCYILDQGGVKIFVWKGKKANKEERQAAMTRALDFIKAKNYPITTNVETVNDGAESALFKQLFQRWTVKDQTQGLGKVNTKGRIAHVTQEKFDASLMHAQPEVAAQERMVDNGTGQVEVWRIENLELAPVDPQWYGYFYGGDCYLILYTYLVNNKKCYLLYMWQGRHATQDELAASAFQAVSLDQKYNGEPVQVRVTMGREPRHFMAIFKGKLVIFEGGTSRKGSSEPEPPVRLFQVHGTDQFNTKTIEVPALATSLNSSDVFLLKSQTGMYLWCGKGSSGDERAMAKEVSSAISQNSPRGSEEIIAEGQEPIEFWELLGGKAPYASDKRLQQVVLDHEPRLFECSNKTGRFIVTEVTHFIQDDLSEDDVMLLDTWDQVFIWVGKDANEEERKEALTTSQEYLQTHPGERDPHTPIVLIKQGFEPPTFTGWFTAWDPTKWSSGKSYEELKKEFGDTASPVNVTVAEQNGGNSVKSFQSFPPDALRNKLASELPEGVDPKQKEKYLSDSDFTTVFGMTKDEFVSLPQWKQLKMKKEKGMF; translated from the exons ATGGACCAAACATTTCGAGCAGTAACCCGCAGTCCTGGGATTATAATCTGGAGAATTGAG AAAATGGAGCTGGTTCAAGTTCCTGAGAAATCTTACGGAAGCTTTTTTGAAGGCGACTGCTACGTGCTTCTGTTT ACCCAGAAGGTGGGCAACTCTCTGTCTTACAATATCCACTACTGGATCGGCTCACAGTCCACTCAGGATGAGCAGGGTTCTGCTGCTATTTACACCGTACAGCTCGATGAATTTTTGGGCTCTTCCCCAGTTCAGTACCGAGAGGTCCAGGACCACGAATCTGACACTTTCAAGGGCTACTTCAAACAAGGAATAAT CTACAAGAAAGGCGGAGTTGCATCAGGCATGAGACACACTGAAACCAACACATATGATGTGAAGAGACTGCTCCAtgtaaaaggaaacaaaagggTGATTGCCAAGGAG GTGGAGATGAGCTGGAAGAGTTTTAACCTttcagatgtgtttttgctggacTTGGGCAAGACCATCATTCAGTGGAACGGACCAAAGAGTAACAGACAAGAAAGGCTCAAA GGCATGTTGTTGGCCCAAGACAtccgagacagagagagaggaggtcGGGCAGAGATCAGAGTGGTGGAGGGTGATGCTGAGAGCAGCTCTCCTCAGGCCATGGAGCTCATGACAGAGACACTTGGAGAAAGAACCGTAGCGCTGAAGGACGGACCTCCCGATGAAGCAGTTGACCAGGAACAGAAGGGACAACTCACACTTTACCA GGTCTCAGATGCAGACGGCCAGATGAAGGTCACAGAAGTTGCTACGAGACCACTAGTTCAAGATCTTCTTACCCATGAT GACTGCTACATCCTGGACCAGGGAGGGGTAAAGATCTTTGTGTGGAAGGGGaagaaagcaaacaaagaagaaagacaGGCTGCTATGACCAGAGCTTTG GACTTCATTAAAGCGAAAAACTACCCGATCACTACAAATGTGGAGACAGTGAATGATGGGGCAGAGTCAGCTCTCTTCAAGCAGCTGTTCCAAAGGTGGACTGTGAAAGACCAGACTCAAGGTCTGGGAAAAGTGAACACAAAAGGAAGGATTG CTCATGTCACACAGGAGAAATTTGATGCTTCATTGATGCATGCCCAGCCAGAGGTTGCTGCACAAGAGAGGATGGTGGACAATGGCACAGGTCAAGTAGAG GTGTGGAGAATTGAAAATCTGGAGCTAGCCCCTGTGGACCCCCAGTGGTATGGATACTTCTATGGAGGAGACTGCTACCTGATCCTCTACACTTACTTGGTTAACAACAAGAAGTGCTACCTGCTCTATATGTGGCAG GGGCGTCATGCGACACAGGACGAGCTGGCTGCCTCGGCTTTCCAGGCTGTGAGCTTAGATCAAAAGTACAATGGAGAGCCCGTTCAAGTGAGAGTAACTATGGGCAGGGAGCCGAGACACTTCATGGCAATTTTCAAAGGAAAACTGGTTATCTTTGAA GGCGGCACATCTAGAAAAGGATCTTCAGAACCTGAGCCTCCAGTCAGATTGTTCCAGGTTCACGGAACTGACCAGTTTAACACAAAAACCATCGAGGTCCCAGCGCTGGCCACCTCTCTAAACTCCAGTGATGTGTTTTTGCTCAAGAGCCAAACAGGAATGTATCTCTGGTGCGGAAAG GGATCAAGTGGAGATGAGAGAGCCATGGCGAAAGAGGTCAGCTCAGCAATCAGCCAGAACTCACCACGAGGCTCTGAAGAGATTATTGCAGAGGGTCAGGAGCCCATTGAATTCTGGGAACTGCTTGGGGGGAAAGCTCCCTATGCAAGTGACAAGAG ACTGCAGCAGGTAGTTTTGGACCATGAGCCACGCCTGTTTGAATGCTCCAATAAGACAGGGCGTTTCATTGTGACTGAGGTGACTCACTTCATACAGGATGACCTCAGCGAGGATGATGTCATGCTACTGGACACATGGGACCAG GTGTTTATCTGGGTCGGTAAAGACGCAAATGAGGAGGAGCGCAAAGAGGCACTGACAACAAGCCAAGAGTATCTGCAGACCCACCCGGGTGAAAGAGATCCACACACCCCCATTGTCTTGATCAAGCAAGGCTTCGAGCCACCCACCTTCACTGGGTGGTTTACAGCCTGGGATCCCACCAAATGGAGT TCAGGAAAGAGCTATgaggagctgaagaaggagtTTGGAGATACAGCGTCACCTGTTAATGTTACTGTTGCA GAGCAGAACGGTGGGAACAGTGTGAAAAGTTTTCAGTCTTTCCCACCTGATGCTTTGAGAAACAAGCTTGCCAGCGAGCTGCCAGAAGGTGTTGACCCGAAACAGAAAGAG AAATACCTCTCTGACTCTGACTTCACCACCGTCTTTGGGATGACCAAAGATGAGTTTGTGAGCTTGCCGCAgtggaaacagctgaaaatgaagaaagaaaaaggaatgttttga